A region of uncultured Carboxylicivirga sp. DNA encodes the following proteins:
- a CDS encoding TolC family protein has product MNKRLLGMIVLFVLLAVQQNQAQRLITLQQSVEEALKQSPDIVRARYNLERYRELLNAQKASLKSNFRLDLSPFQYSNSRNYYQATQSWYHDENFTSSGTFSVSQPILLTDGVVSLSNDFGWQTNKRDDPNYDPFTGFTNSLNLRLEQPLFTYNTRKMEYKKIEFNYENSQLDYALQALNVEKQITQYFYQIYQAQMELITSREELANRRKSFEIIKNKVEAGLTAKEEELQAELDMLSSESTVQNNEVNLENIKDNFKQMLGMDFSEEIMVIAEVSVLPIDIELQKAVDFALENRMEIRQRQIDIEMGLFDIITTNATNEFKGNLAVQVGLFGNAEKLPNIYDKTNRNDNQDVQFSLEVPLWDWGEKKARMKAAQLAQETNEYNLTDQKKNIVLTVRQIERNLKNYLKQIDIAKKNEENAQLTYEINLEKYQNGDLTSMDLNLVQNQLTQAKNDKIDALINYKLELLNMKLQTLFDFENQRNIMPDVIKYETLQ; this is encoded by the coding sequence ATGAATAAAAGGTTACTTGGAATGATTGTGCTTTTTGTTTTGTTGGCAGTGCAACAGAATCAGGCTCAGCGTCTGATTACACTCCAGCAATCGGTGGAAGAAGCATTAAAACAAAGTCCGGATATAGTGAGGGCCCGCTATAATCTGGAACGTTACAGGGAATTGTTGAATGCCCAGAAGGCATCGCTGAAATCTAATTTCAGACTAGATCTTTCGCCTTTTCAATATAGCAATAGCAGGAATTATTACCAGGCCACTCAGAGCTGGTATCATGATGAAAATTTTACATCTTCCGGTACATTTAGTGTAAGCCAACCTATTTTATTAACTGATGGAGTCGTTTCACTGAGTAACGATTTTGGCTGGCAAACCAATAAACGTGATGATCCTAATTACGATCCTTTTACCGGTTTTACCAATAGTTTAAATTTACGTTTAGAGCAACCTCTTTTTACATATAACACGCGTAAAATGGAGTATAAGAAAATTGAGTTTAATTACGAAAATTCTCAATTGGATTATGCTTTGCAAGCCTTAAATGTAGAAAAGCAAATTACGCAGTATTTCTACCAGATCTATCAGGCTCAGATGGAGTTGATTACGTCACGGGAGGAATTGGCCAACAGACGAAAAAGTTTCGAAATTATAAAAAACAAAGTTGAAGCTGGTTTAACTGCAAAGGAAGAAGAGTTGCAGGCAGAGTTAGATATGTTATCAAGTGAATCAACCGTTCAAAATAACGAAGTGAATCTTGAAAACATAAAAGACAACTTTAAGCAAATGCTGGGAATGGACTTTTCGGAAGAGATAATGGTGATTGCTGAAGTTTCTGTTTTACCCATCGATATTGAATTGCAAAAAGCGGTTGATTTTGCTTTGGAGAACAGGATGGAGATTCGCCAACGTCAGATTGATATTGAAATGGGATTGTTTGACATCATAACTACTAACGCCACCAACGAATTCAAAGGAAATTTAGCCGTTCAGGTAGGACTGTTTGGTAATGCAGAAAAGTTGCCAAATATATATGACAAAACAAATAGAAATGACAATCAGGATGTACAGTTTAGTTTAGAAGTACCACTTTGGGATTGGGGAGAAAAGAAAGCAAGAATGAAGGCTGCTCAACTGGCACAGGAAACTAACGAGTATAATCTTACAGACCAAAAAAAGAATATTGTTCTAACGGTTCGTCAGATTGAAAGAAATTTAAAAAACTATCTGAAACAGATAGATATCGCCAAAAAAAATGAGGAAAATGCTCAATTAACTTATGAAATCAACCTGGAGAAATATCAGAATGGCGATTTAACCAGTATGGATTTAAATCTGGTGCAAAATCAGTTGACTCAGGCTAAAAATGATAAGATTGATGCGCTTATCAACTATAAGCTGGAGTTATTAAATATGAAACTTCAAACGCTATTTGATTTTGAAAATCAAAGAAATATAATGCCGGATGTTATCAAATACGAAACCCTACAATAA
- a CDS encoding efflux RND transporter periplasmic adaptor subunit — protein sequence MKILQYTIVSMAVLAALSSCGNQATSFDTDVAVNVSVEEVKFKPIEQTLVTTGSITPAMQIAISSEMAGNYLLQINPATGKKYKMGDKVKKGDLIIKLEDKEYENNANVEGAKLEMEISEMEYTKQKALYEKGGVTLRELVSSEQTLLTSKQTFENAEISLAKMEIRAPFTGTITNLPYFSPGVRIESGTEILGMMEYTTMVMDLSMPENLMGNVQMGQPVNIMNYALPNDTLKGQISELSPAIDVDARTFKGRINVTNEQGLLKPGMFVKAEIVVDHRDSALVIPKDVILTEGNRKLVYVAKKEVAEKIYIRTGIETLTEVEVIGKELKENDRLIVKGFETLRNRSKINIVKK from the coding sequence ATGAAAATATTACAATATACAATAGTAAGCATGGCAGTTCTTGCAGCTCTGTCATCATGCGGAAATCAAGCCACCAGTTTTGATACTGATGTGGCAGTAAATGTATCAGTGGAAGAAGTAAAATTTAAACCCATTGAGCAAACATTGGTAACTACGGGTTCTATTACTCCTGCCATGCAAATTGCAATTAGTTCCGAAATGGCTGGAAATTACTTGTTGCAGATAAATCCGGCAACAGGTAAAAAATATAAGATGGGCGATAAGGTTAAAAAAGGTGATCTTATTATCAAGCTTGAAGATAAGGAATATGAGAATAATGCCAATGTAGAGGGTGCAAAGCTTGAAATGGAAATTTCAGAAATGGAATATACAAAACAAAAGGCTTTGTATGAAAAGGGTGGTGTTACCCTTCGTGAGCTGGTAAGTTCTGAGCAAACATTGTTGACATCAAAACAAACCTTTGAGAATGCTGAAATATCATTGGCTAAAATGGAAATCAGAGCGCCGTTTACAGGCACCATTACCAATTTGCCATATTTCTCACCTGGAGTAAGAATTGAAAGTGGTACTGAGATATTAGGAATGATGGAATACACAACAATGGTTATGGATTTGAGTATGCCTGAAAATTTGATGGGTAATGTTCAAATGGGACAGCCGGTAAACATCATGAATTATGCTTTACCCAACGATACATTAAAAGGTCAGATTTCTGAGCTTTCGCCGGCAATTGATGTAGATGCAAGAACTTTTAAAGGGCGTATTAACGTTACCAATGAACAAGGTTTATTAAAACCTGGAATGTTTGTTAAAGCTGAGATCGTTGTTGATCATCGCGATAGTGCCCTTGTAATTCCTAAAGATGTGATTCTGACCGAAGGAAACCGAAAGCTGGTTTATGTGGCTAAAAAAGAGGTTGCCGAAAAAATATATATCCGAACTGGAATTGAAACTTTAACTGAGGTGGAAGTTATCGGAAAAGAATTAAAAGAGAATGACCGACTGATTGTGAAAGGCTTTGAGACCTTGAGAAATCGTTCTAAGATTAACATCGTTAAAAAGTAA
- a CDS encoding efflux RND transporter permease subunit: MRAISRFSVNYPVTVAMIVLATILLGVISLSRLGTDLFPEMQNPRIYVELDAGERSPEEIEKRFVEQIEALSVRQSGVINVSSVSRVGSAVITVEYDWSKDIDEAFIDLQKALTTVSQNDDIDELNITRFDPNASPVIKAAFKNEEITDMNELRKVAENYIRNELIRVEGIADVRISGDEEAQVLVVVDPGLLEVNSLTMSSVLSTITSFNQNVSGGSIEEMGQNYIIKGLSALTDLEDVQNLVVKTTESSTSTASTNTATTTSSSTAAILLKDVASVRFQNQEPETIVRLNGERCLGISVYKETRFNTVEAVEKLEEAFASIQKRLPSYELVVINNQGKFIQSAIGEVQESALIGIIFAVFILFIFLRRFGVTLIVSLAIPISIIATFNLMYFNGLTLNIMTLGGLALGAGMLVDNAIVVVENIFRKLEQGIPLKEAAIEGTSEVSGALIASTLTTIVVFLPIVYIHGASGELFKDQAWTVAFSLLSSLVVALLVIPVMSNVFLRPKKNKKIKVVQQDAGFKVYGRFLQGVLERRIIVIIGAVVLVALTVLLIPMVGSEFMPETQSSEVTIETVLPAGTALERTDATLLRMEEMVKASFDDKLESIYSHAGPESSETTSSTEQGENTGYLKLMLHEDVHIAFNDLVTHLNTLFDGIQGVELRYVQDQSALQTMLGTDEAPLLIQVADENSDNLEETAQKVTELIRDDDDVYNVKSSFEDGAPEVNVVIDRVRAGIFGLDVSSIMSSVSNYLSARDGGTMELKGELTGIMLETPKVRLEQLKDLKVSTGDLEVLLSEVATISIGQAPRELIRNNQKRVAKITAMVTDEKPFDHLVKEIETNIKELDAPSTSSISVLGQEQKRKEAFGSLQFALILSIILVYMVMASQFESLIHPFTILLTIPLAGVGAVWAFFLLGQTFNIMAYIGIVMLGGIAVNDSIILVDAINQFKRSGMELKQAIVAAGQQRVRPILMTSLTTILALVPLTIGFGDSASLRAPMAIAVIGGLITSTLLTLVVIPCVYYVFEGLFVRKQNV, translated from the coding sequence ATGAGAGCCATTTCACGATTCTCAGTTAATTATCCGGTCACGGTTGCCATGATTGTACTCGCCACCATTTTACTGGGAGTTATTTCATTGTCGCGTTTGGGCACGGATTTGTTTCCGGAAATGCAAAATCCCCGTATCTATGTTGAATTGGATGCTGGAGAACGATCGCCGGAAGAGATTGAAAAACGCTTTGTTGAACAGATAGAAGCATTGTCTGTTCGTCAGAGTGGTGTAATAAATGTATCATCAGTCAGCAGGGTTGGTTCTGCTGTTATTACAGTTGAATATGATTGGAGTAAGGATATCGATGAAGCATTTATCGACCTTCAGAAAGCATTAACAACGGTTAGCCAGAACGACGATATTGATGAATTAAATATCACTCGTTTTGATCCAAATGCTTCCCCGGTTATAAAAGCCGCTTTCAAAAACGAAGAAATTACAGATATGAATGAGCTGCGAAAAGTGGCAGAGAATTATATCCGTAATGAGTTAATTCGCGTTGAAGGTATTGCCGATGTGCGAATATCAGGCGATGAAGAAGCTCAGGTACTGGTGGTGGTTGATCCAGGTTTGCTTGAAGTTAATAGTTTAACTATGTCTTCGGTATTAAGTACCATCACCAGCTTCAATCAGAATGTTTCAGGTGGTTCCATCGAAGAAATGGGCCAGAACTATATTATAAAAGGTTTAAGTGCCTTAACCGATTTGGAAGATGTTCAGAATTTGGTTGTAAAAACAACTGAATCATCAACAAGTACAGCAAGCACCAATACTGCTACAACTACATCATCATCAACTGCAGCTATACTATTGAAAGATGTAGCTTCGGTAAGATTTCAGAATCAGGAACCGGAAACAATTGTTCGTTTGAATGGTGAAAGATGCCTTGGTATTTCTGTTTATAAAGAGACAAGATTTAATACAGTTGAGGCTGTTGAGAAACTTGAAGAAGCTTTTGCTTCAATCCAGAAACGTTTGCCATCATATGAGCTTGTTGTTATTAATAATCAGGGTAAATTCATACAAAGTGCAATTGGCGAAGTACAAGAAAGTGCATTAATTGGTATTATATTCGCAGTTTTTATTCTCTTTATTTTCCTAAGACGATTTGGTGTTACATTAATTGTAAGTCTGGCTATCCCGATATCTATTATTGCCACCTTCAATCTGATGTATTTTAATGGTCTTACCTTAAATATTATGACACTTGGAGGTTTGGCTTTGGGTGCAGGTATGTTGGTGGATAATGCCATTGTTGTGGTAGAAAATATCTTCAGAAAACTTGAACAAGGCATACCTTTAAAAGAAGCGGCAATTGAAGGAACAAGTGAAGTGTCTGGAGCTTTAATTGCATCAACACTTACAACAATTGTTGTGTTTTTACCAATCGTTTATATACATGGTGCGTCAGGTGAGTTGTTTAAAGATCAGGCATGGACGGTTGCATTTTCACTTTTATCGTCGCTGGTTGTGGCATTGCTGGTTATTCCGGTGATGAGTAATGTATTCTTAAGACCAAAAAAGAATAAAAAGATTAAAGTTGTACAACAAGATGCTGGATTTAAGGTATATGGTCGGTTTTTACAGGGTGTTCTTGAACGCAGAATTATTGTAATTATTGGGGCTGTTGTACTGGTGGCATTAACAGTTCTTCTTATTCCAATGGTTGGAAGCGAATTTATGCCTGAGACCCAATCGAGTGAAGTAACTATCGAGACGGTTTTGCCTGCAGGAACAGCGCTGGAAAGAACTGATGCTACTTTACTTCGAATGGAAGAGATGGTGAAAGCTTCGTTTGACGACAAGCTGGAAAGTATTTATTCACATGCGGGGCCGGAATCAAGTGAAACAACATCTTCTACCGAACAAGGTGAAAATACCGGATATCTTAAACTCATGCTGCACGAGGATGTTCATATTGCTTTTAATGATTTGGTGACCCATCTCAATACACTTTTTGATGGTATACAAGGTGTTGAACTAAGATATGTTCAGGACCAGTCGGCTCTACAAACCATGTTGGGAACCGATGAAGCACCTTTGTTGATTCAGGTGGCGGATGAAAATTCTGATAACCTCGAAGAGACAGCTCAGAAGGTAACTGAACTGATACGTGATGATGATGATGTTTACAATGTTAAAAGTTCGTTTGAAGACGGAGCTCCTGAAGTAAATGTCGTTATTGATCGTGTGAGGGCAGGAATTTTTGGACTGGATGTAAGCAGTATCATGTCAAGTGTTTCTAATTATCTATCGGCTCGTGATGGAGGAACCATGGAGCTGAAAGGTGAATTGACAGGTATCATGCTCGAAACGCCAAAAGTCAGGCTGGAACAGCTAAAAGATTTAAAAGTTTCAACAGGTGATCTGGAAGTATTACTTTCAGAGGTAGCAACTATTTCAATAGGACAGGCTCCTCGTGAGTTAATTAGAAATAATCAGAAGAGAGTGGCAAAAATTACAGCCATGGTAACTGATGAGAAGCCTTTTGACCATTTAGTGAAAGAGATAGAAACCAATATAAAAGAATTGGATGCGCCTAGTACTTCATCCATAAGCGTATTAGGTCAGGAACAAAAGAGGAAAGAAGCTTTTGGAAGTCTTCAGTTTGCTTTGATATTATCCATTATATTGGTTTATATGGTGATGGCATCGCAGTTTGAATCGTTGATTCATCCATTTACCATCCTGTTAACCATACCTCTTGCAGGTGTTGGAGCTGTATGGGCGTTTTTCTTATTGGGACAAACATTCAACATTATGGCCTACATTGGTATTGTGATGCTGGGAGGTATTGCTGTAAATGATTCCATTATTCTCGTGGATGCAATCAATCAGTTTAAACGGTCGGGGATGGAATTGAAACAAGCTATTGTTGCTGCTGGTCAGCAAAGGGTACGTCCTATTCTTATGACCAGTTTAACTACCATATTGGCATTGGTTCCGTTAACAATCGGGTTCGGTGATAGTGCATCATTACGTGCTCCAATGGCCATTGCAGTAATCGGAGGATTAATTACTTCTACTTTACTGACACTGGTAGTTATTCCTTGTGTGTACTATGTATTTGAAGGATTATTTGTTAGAAAACAAAATGTCTGA
- a CDS encoding efflux RND transporter permease subunit, with the protein MRIIINRKVLISMLFVALTMLGVISYKQLSFELIPNTEFPMLFVNVRATTQLDPKHMEQEGVVPIEGLISTLEGIEKIETRISPGSATIFVYLTKETNTKYAYLKLVEKIEGSSSVMPDNMMATVIKADLEQVNNQFMTIQVRGEGGVDRIRNIIEQDLLEQLESIDGISSVQVNGGRQKSVEIIFNQNVLDSYNITSGQIQQMITQGQNEKIFAGEVIKDGRRFYVTAEADYNSIDEIRNIVVKSDGPVLLKDIATINFGVKEEDSYSRVNGLETVSITMAKASQVNLIELSHTTLNLIDKINQEYKSKGIELVVETNSAETMEENLDSIIELAILGGILALFILWIFLNNIPLVGMVMLSIPLSVYGAFNFFFAADISINVLTLVGLALAIGMLLDNSVVVMENIYRIASQGKYSNDESVIKGTKEVWRSVAAATLTTISVFLPFVFSQDVMFREVARHISVSIVSTLMVSLLVALLLIPMLSHLFLSGIMKHKIEALEKLSLHNRIVQYYILLLKATLRKPAVTILTVVIIFFAVLLISVGVSMTTAREAETPEFNISVDMSSGSTLDNTDLVVREVEKRLEGLGEKQDVISRVQDEEATLTVKLQEDYKSVAKRTIPEIKQDIQQRISNVEGGEISLTQTSTSAIGGGGGGFGTNPGAGMLTMLGLGEQEEKVVIKGEDYDQMLMVANDVKYYLENNIDNMQRVNISTSNNRPEVHLNMDSYLMGLYNVAPQNVMSELSTFRGEVTSGGQLKVNNETYDIIMKTLDNPEQTEIPAKTMEELQKLNITTSSNTIIPLRDFAEINYASGRSEILRVNQEKQIEVRYRFSDEVNESKVLLEDARQQVDDLVATVPLPTSVSVDVIHEEDMFADYKFLALVGLILIFMILASVFESFTAPVVMLFSVPLAAIGSLLALVLTGNSLLNYNSFIGFLILLGVVVNNGILLIDYSRQLRKEGYGYARALIQAGISRIRPITITAITTIIAMMPLAMGKSEYVSILGAPFAITVVGGLSFSTLLTLVFMPTFAFGFEHSLDWIRSLPLKLKLVIFLSWIFGLGAVYYWSDVSFAWQLLYYVLIIAGVPAVVYFVRSSLRMANSELIAQDENVTITVRNLVKVYDRDGRFTREWKSREAKHKELLAEKDVNLKDSLKKLVWQLPLMGFMIYFTWWYLDSKFMGLVFIILDYFILQSIYQSIALLWRNKRQTESSQKWDKRFMFIIKWIYPIASAVAYYIHWDSLATAISIVLIWYGLLALIGSGRKLKREKTNIERVTGRFAGIRRSYYRLLRVIPLIGKEKTPFKALKGVSLDIKTGMIGLLGPNGAGKTTLMRIICGILDQSYGKVYINGFDTSEKREELQGLIGYLPQEFGTYENMSAFEFLDYQAMLRGIKQDALRKERLEYVLKSVHMWERKDDKIGSFSGGMKQRIGIAMILLHLPKILVVDEPTAGLDPRERIRFRNLLVELSRDRVVLFSTHIIEDISSSCNQVAVMKKGDLKYWGVPSEMVNIAKGKVWHFDVDASQFEEVNKKFAIVHHMRDGDKIRVRCLAQEKPTEEAIPVQAVLEDAYIWLLKNEELGQQAV; encoded by the coding sequence ATGAGAATAATAATAAACAGGAAGGTACTGATCAGCATGCTCTTTGTAGCACTTACCATGTTAGGTGTCATTTCGTACAAGCAACTTTCGTTCGAATTGATACCTAATACAGAGTTTCCTATGCTTTTTGTCAACGTGAGGGCAACAACCCAGCTGGACCCGAAGCATATGGAGCAGGAGGGAGTTGTGCCTATTGAGGGATTGATCAGTACTCTGGAAGGAATTGAAAAGATTGAAACCCGTATTAGTCCGGGAAGTGCAACTATTTTTGTTTATCTCACTAAAGAGACCAATACCAAATATGCCTATCTGAAACTGGTTGAAAAAATTGAAGGTTCATCATCTGTAATGCCTGATAATATGATGGCAACAGTTATTAAAGCTGATTTGGAACAGGTGAATAACCAGTTTATGACCATTCAGGTGCGTGGAGAAGGTGGAGTTGACCGAATCCGGAATATTATTGAGCAGGATTTACTGGAACAGCTTGAGAGTATTGATGGTATTTCCAGCGTTCAGGTTAATGGAGGCCGGCAAAAGTCAGTTGAAATAATTTTTAATCAGAATGTACTGGATAGCTATAATATTACTTCGGGTCAGATACAACAAATGATCACTCAGGGCCAAAATGAAAAGATTTTTGCCGGTGAGGTTATTAAAGATGGAAGACGATTTTATGTGACAGCCGAAGCTGATTATAATTCGATTGATGAAATCAGAAATATAGTTGTTAAGTCTGACGGACCCGTATTATTAAAGGATATAGCAACCATTAATTTTGGTGTAAAAGAGGAAGATTCGTATAGTCGTGTGAATGGACTAGAAACAGTTTCAATCACAATGGCCAAGGCTTCGCAAGTCAATTTGATTGAGTTGTCTCATACAACGCTTAACCTTATTGATAAAATTAATCAGGAATATAAAAGCAAAGGCATTGAACTGGTGGTTGAAACAAACTCGGCCGAAACCATGGAGGAAAACCTTGATAGCATTATTGAACTTGCTATCCTGGGTGGTATCCTGGCCTTGTTTATCCTTTGGATATTCCTGAATAACATTCCTCTGGTGGGCATGGTTATGCTGTCTATTCCACTATCAGTATATGGAGCTTTCAACTTTTTCTTTGCGGCCGATATATCCATCAATGTATTAACTTTGGTTGGACTGGCTTTGGCAATAGGTATGTTGCTCGACAACAGCGTGGTAGTTATGGAGAATATCTACCGGATTGCTTCACAGGGGAAATACTCCAACGACGAAAGTGTAATCAAGGGAACCAAAGAGGTGTGGCGATCAGTAGCAGCGGCTACTTTAACTACCATTTCGGTTTTTCTGCCATTCGTTTTTTCACAGGATGTAATGTTTCGCGAGGTGGCTCGACACATTAGTGTTTCAATAGTTTCAACACTTATGGTTTCGCTACTGGTAGCACTGCTGCTGATTCCTATGCTCAGTCATTTATTCCTTTCGGGTATTATGAAGCATAAGATCGAAGCACTGGAAAAACTCTCTTTACACAACCGTATTGTTCAATATTACATATTGCTACTGAAGGCAACTTTACGAAAACCAGCTGTTACTATTTTAACCGTTGTTATCATCTTTTTTGCTGTGTTGCTCATCTCCGTTGGAGTAAGTATGACAACAGCTCGCGAGGCTGAAACCCCGGAATTTAATATCAGTGTGGATATGTCTTCAGGATCAACTCTTGACAACACGGATTTAGTGGTGCGTGAGGTTGAAAAACGATTGGAAGGATTGGGCGAAAAGCAGGATGTGATTAGTCGTGTACAGGATGAAGAAGCTACGTTGACGGTTAAACTTCAGGAAGATTATAAAAGTGTTGCAAAAAGAACCATTCCTGAAATCAAACAGGATATTCAACAACGCATCAGTAATGTAGAAGGAGGGGAGATAAGTCTTACTCAAACATCTACCAGTGCTATTGGTGGTGGAGGTGGTGGTTTTGGCACGAACCCCGGTGCAGGAATGCTGACGATGCTGGGTTTGGGCGAACAGGAAGAGAAAGTGGTGATTAAAGGTGAGGATTATGATCAGATGCTGATGGTTGCCAATGATGTTAAATATTATCTGGAAAATAATATTGATAACATGCAACGTGTCAATATTTCCACTTCCAATAATCGTCCGGAGGTTCATCTGAACATGGATTCTTATTTGATGGGATTATATAATGTGGCTCCTCAGAATGTGATGTCGGAATTGTCTACCTTCAGGGGTGAAGTAACTTCAGGTGGTCAGTTAAAGGTGAATAACGAAACCTATGACATTATCATGAAAACGCTTGATAATCCTGAACAGACTGAGATTCCTGCCAAAACTATGGAAGAGCTGCAAAAGTTGAATATCACCACATCAAGCAATACCATTATTCCTTTGCGCGATTTTGCTGAGATCAATTATGCTTCCGGTCGCTCTGAAATTTTGAGGGTAAATCAGGAAAAACAAATAGAAGTCAGATATCGTTTTTCTGATGAGGTAAATGAATCTAAAGTTTTGCTGGAAGATGCCCGTCAGCAGGTGGATGATTTGGTTGCCACTGTTCCGCTGCCAACATCTGTTTCAGTGGATGTGATACACGAAGAAGATATGTTTGCCGACTATAAATTTCTGGCATTGGTGGGACTGATTCTCATCTTTATGATATTGGCTTCGGTATTTGAATCATTTACAGCACCTGTTGTTATGCTGTTTTCAGTTCCATTGGCAGCTATTGGATCATTGCTTGCTTTGGTATTAACAGGCAATTCACTCTTGAATTATAACAGCTTTATTGGCTTTTTAATTTTGTTGGGAGTAGTGGTTAATAATGGTATTTTGTTGATTGACTATTCAAGACAATTGCGCAAAGAAGGTTATGGATATGCCCGTGCTCTGATTCAGGCCGGTATATCGCGTATTCGCCCGATTACTATCACTGCTATTACCACCATTATTGCCATGATGCCTTTAGCAATGGGTAAATCGGAGTATGTGAGTATTTTAGGTGCTCCTTTTGCAATTACTGTGGTTGGAGGCTTAAGCTTCAGTACTTTGCTAACCCTGGTATTTATGCCAACTTTTGCCTTTGGTTTTGAACATTCATTGGATTGGATCAGGTCACTACCTCTAAAACTAAAGCTTGTTATATTCCTGAGCTGGATTTTTGGTTTAGGAGCGGTTTATTATTGGTCGGATGTTTCGTTTGCCTGGCAGTTACTATACTATGTTCTGATAATAGCAGGGGTGCCGGCTGTCGTTTATTTTGTGCGTTCTTCGTTACGTATGGCTAATAGTGAGTTGATTGCTCAGGATGAGAATGTGACCATTACGGTGCGTAACCTGGTTAAAGTTTACGACAGGGATGGAAGATTTACACGTGAATGGAAGTCGCGAGAAGCAAAACACAAAGAATTACTGGCAGAGAAAGATGTTAATTTAAAAGACAGCCTGAAAAAACTGGTTTGGCAATTACCATTAATGGGTTTTATGATCTATTTCACATGGTGGTATCTCGATTCCAAATTTATGGGACTGGTCTTTATCATTCTAGATTATTTTATTTTACAGTCTATCTATCAATCAATAGCTTTACTTTGGAGGAATAAGAGACAAACAGAATCTTCTCAAAAGTGGGATAAAAGATTTATGTTTATCATCAAATGGATCTATCCAATTGCAAGTGCAGTTGCTTATTACATTCATTGGGATTCTTTGGCAACAGCTATTAGTATCGTATTAATATGGTATGGATTATTAGCATTGATAGGTTCTGGAAGGAAGCTAAAAAGAGAAAAAACAAATATTGAACGGGTAACCGGTCGTTTTGCCGGAATTCGAAGAAGCTATTATCGCTTGTTAAGAGTTATACCTCTGATTGGCAAAGAGAAAACGCCATTTAAAGCATTGAAAGGTGTTTCACTGGATATCAAAACAGGTATGATTGGGTTGTTGGGACCTAATGGAGCTGGTAAAACAACCCTGATGCGAATCATCTGCGGTATTCTTGATCAGAGTTACGGAAAGGTTTATATCAATGGGTTTGATACTTCTGAAAAAAGAGAAGAACTACAAGGCTTGATTGGTTATTTACCTCAGGAATTTGGTACGTATGAGAATATGTCTGCATTTGAATTTCTGGATTACCAGGCCATGTTACGAGGTATTAAACAAGATGCCTTGCGTAAAGAGCGATTAGAATATGTATTGAAATCGGTTCATATGTGGGAGCGAAAAGATGATAAAATAGGCTCGTTTTCCGGTGGTATGAAACAACGTATAGGTATAGCAATGATTCTGCTT